GTGCGATGCGGTCGCTATCGAGGTCACGGTAAAGCATCGCATCGGCGTCGACGAGCAGGACAGTTACTCCGCGCTGTGCGACTTCGTCGGCAGCGTTGCCGAAGCCGGATGCCGCACCTTCATCGTGCATGCCCGCAAGGCCTGGCTGCAGGGCCTGAGTCCGAAGGAGAACCGGGAGATTCCACCGCTCTCCTACGACACCGTGCATCGATTGAAAACGGACTTCCCTGCGCTGCAGATCGTCATCAACGGCGGCATCAAAACGCTGCAACACGATCATTCGTCAGTTGTTCGAATATACCGAGACCCGGCGCAACAGCGTCGCCTTCATGCTGCACGCCAAACACCGGGAGTTTCTGCCCGACGAACCGCCCGTCTGCAGCTCCACCCCGTTCAAGGCGATGCGCCACATCGTGCAGGACGGCATGGACAGGGGAGGAGCAGCCGGCCGCCCGGCTTTGCCGACCGCCACTGTCTGACTCATCTACACAACGCTTGTGGGTAGCGGGCCAAAAAAAGGCGCCAAGAAGGCGCCAAAGTGGGGGAAATCAGATCAACGAGTCGATTACTGGCGGATACCCTCCAGCGACAGTTCGAACTCCACATTGCGGCTGGCCGGACCCAGGTCGAAGGGGATACCGAAATCGGCCAGCGAGATCTGGGTGGTGCCATAGAAACCACGACGATAACCGCCCCAGGGATCGGGACCATGGCCGATCTTTTCCACCTGGATGGTCACCGGCTTGGTCACGCCGCGCAGGGTCAGATCGCCCTTCAGCACCGCCGTGCCGTCGGCCTTCTCTTCGTAACTGGTTGAGACGAATCCGGCCTTCGGATACTTGTCCACGTTTAAGAACTCTTCGCTACGCAGATGCTTGTCCCGTTCGGCGTGGTTGCTGTCGATGCTGGCAGGATCGATATCCACTTTCACCTTGGCAGCGGACGGATTCTTCTCGTCATAGCTGAAGTTGCCGCTGAAATCGTTGAAGCGGCCATAGAGCCAGCTATAGCCCAGGTGCTGGATACGGAACTGGATAAAGGCGTGCTGACCCTTGGTATCGAGGGCATACTCTTCGGCCTGCAGCGGGGCGGCTGATGCCAGGGTGGCGAACAGCAGGGGTAACAGAAAACGTTTCATGGTGGATTCTCCTCAATGGATAGATAGCTTGAAATCAGCCAACGGTACGTCCCCGCACCAACTGCCGGGTAATGGTGGCGACACGATGGCCATAGGCCTGCGCCGTCGCGAGGTCACCAGAGCTGGGGGCATCTCCGGCATTCACTTGAAAACTGGACGCCATGGGGCCGATGTAGGAGCCGACCCGATTCGTCGCCTCTGGCCCCGGACCCTCGATGCGGTTCATGGAGTCGGGATCGCTGGCAGCTGGATGCAGGCCCAGGCTGACGAAAATCATG
This region of Gammaproteobacteria bacterium genomic DNA includes:
- a CDS encoding YceI family protein yields the protein MKRFLLPLLFATLASAAPLQAEEYALDTKGQHAFIQFRIQHLGYSWLYGRFNDFSGNFSYDEKNPSAAKVKVDIDPASIDSNHAERDKHLRSEEFLNVDKYPKAGFVSTSYEEKADGTAVLKGDLTLRGVTKPVTIQVEKIGHGPDPWGGYRRGFYGTTQISLADFGIPFDLGPASRNVEFELSLEGIRQ
- the dusA gene encoding tRNA dihydrouridine(20/20a) synthase DusA, whose translation is MIERRLSIAPMLDWTDRYCRYFLRLITRHTLLYTEMVTTGAILHGERSRFLDFDPSEHPLALQLGGSEPGDLARCARLGEQWGYDEINLNVGCPSDKVQSGSFGACLMLTPAVVADGVKAMCDAVAIEVTVKHRIGVDEQDSYSALCDFVGSVAEAGCRTFIVHARKAWLQGLSPKENREIPPLSYDTVHRLKTDFPALQIVINGGIKTLQHDHSSVVRIYRDPAQQRRLHAARQTPGVSARRTARLQLHPVQGDAPHRAGRHGQGRSSRPPGFADRHCLTHLHNACG